CTTGCTCCAAACAGGGCCAGGAAGAGCAGCACCTGGGGAGGGCACCACCGTGTGAGTCTCCATGCACAACCTCGCCCCACCATCTCCCGGTCTGGATCTGGCTGCGGTCCATGGGACACATTCTGGAGTTGGACAGACTGCAATCTCAGCCGCCCGCTGTGCTTCGGCAGCTGGACCTGGGCAAGCTCGAGACCCCTCCGACGACGGGCAAGGTGAGGGTCAAGGCTGAGTAGATCCTCCTGCCCCCTGACCCCAAGTGGTGAGAGGTCCCCCAGCTGCCCGTCTCGCCCCACTCACCACGACCACGCGGGTGACCCGGTGCAGCAGGAGCGGGGCGTAGACCTTGCGGAAGAATCGGAGCAGGAGCCCCTCGTTCTGGCTGGGCGGGGGCAGCTCCCGGGCACGTTTGCAGCAGCAGATGTCCATTCGGGAGGCCTGGAAGGAGACAGGCAATCAAAGTGGCCCCAAAAcaggggaaagggtatagctcaagcggtagagcgcatgctcaacGCGCAAGAGGccccaggttcaatccccggtacctcctccaagcagaaatcaacgaagaaacctaattacctgcccttcAAAAGACAAACAATACGAGGTAGACCCAAAACCGATCCCGGGGACCACCTCCCTCCTGTGGGAGTGCCACCTTCTGCAGGTGTCCTGTGCCACCACCGCGCAATGGAGACAGGCCAGTgtgctgttttctttgtctttgttgcTACCTTGATTAAAATACCTTTGAATTTTGCACCATCCTAGAAACAATAGCTCCCTCCCTGTCAGTCtttcatctgtattttatttcGTGACTTCGTGTACTTTAGGAGGTTTGATCATATTCTccccagttaccaaaatgagatTACTGTTCTACGGGACATCGGGGACATTCCAGCACATGGTTCCTGCGCTCATCCCCACACTCTGAGCCTTCTCCGCAAAGTGAGGTCGagacagggaaggggcagggcacagccattcaaggaacaacacagcaattaacatcaggATGGCTGAgaattcaacccccaggaggccttgaggctcaagatggtgggagatttgacttccttgagcttcattacacgccCATTGTAAGATATTAAcgtggtgaataacatgcccacaggcgccatggcagtcccaaggctagccacaaaaggtcaaagagtgggaaatggtcaacttcctgggaatcccagcgccttccccagggtagttagactggtccttccgcttattagcatatgaagctacgaagcccataaaaactggcaacactgcccctcaccaccctttctgtctccctcttcagagacggcccgcactctgtggagtgtgtacctacttttactctaatctgtgcacccaacccccacacctcatggcctttcttttgccttttgatgtatccctctaaataaatctacctttactcagctgtggctcgctcttgaattctttcctgcgcgaagccaaggacccacacttggcgggacACATCCTGGGGGCTCAACCAACACCTGAGACACGGCCCTCcttcacgccccacatctgtttttcctgcatcaaggTCACACTATCCCTGGCCAAGAGGGAGCTGAGGGCAGATCCACAGATGCTCCACTGCCCCTACCTCCTGTCTCCTGCTGTCGAGGGAGAGCAGGGCCACGAAGGCCGACATCTGCAGCAGGAAGTCCAGAAGCACCGCAAAGCCGGAGGTCAGGGCGAAGGTCCGCACAGCTGGCATGGGGGTCAGGGCTCCTGGAGGCATGGGGGGTGGCAGGGGTGAACCTCAGGGCCTGCTCAGATGGGTGCAGAGGAAAGGGGGCTGCCTGCACTCACTGCCCCCAAGGACTCCCAGTGCCGGGTGGGGACGGGCTGCCCAGGCTCACCTAGGAAGAAGCAGACGGCCTCGGAGAGGCTGCAGAGCAGCATGCTGGGGGCCACTCTGCCCAGGGCTCTGCCGATGTGGGCCTCCcgctcctccccaggcctccgAGGCAGCCTCTGTGTGGGGACGCCAGGGCCAAGGTCAAGATCTGGCCAAGGGCTCTGTCCCTCGCAGGCCAGCAGGGAGCTCCTCTTGCTCCCCTAGGCACAGCCATCACCTGGACACCCAGCAGGGCCTGAAGAACTGGCCCCACCTTCCCCACTTGGGAGCAGATCCTGCTAACAGTCTGTTCTGCCACATCTTCCACTTCTGAAGATATGGCCCAGAGAAATGCTCAGCATGTTTTGGAATGTTCATACCATCCTTACTCTGACACATCACTGGAACAGGAGAGGCTAAATAGATTCTGACTTGTGCTTCCGTGGAATGTTACTTAGTAGAACAAAGACAGAGGTGGCtctgtgttctctgtgtgtgACCGTCTTACGAGATAGCATGTGGGGCAGATTGGGAGCAAGTTCAGGTGATAAATGCAGTATGTGTGCAGATAAATAAAGCCAAAGCTACAGGAATTGTACACACGGACGTTAGTGCGGAGGAAGAGGCTGCGGGAAGCCCAGCAGACCCACGCAGGGCTGCGCCCGGGTGtggagtgggggttgggggccTGCAGAGCTCCTGCCATCTCACCTGGTACTCGAGAACAAAGATGAAGATGTTGTCGGCCCCCACGGCCAGCACCAGGAAAGGCACCACTTGCAGGATCACCAGTGAGGAGGGGATTCCCAGGTAGGAGAAGAAGCCCATGGAGGCCACGACTGCTCCCAGCACCACGGCCACGCCGCCCAGGCCCAGCGTGGCCTTGGAGTCCACCTGCGATGGGACCAGGCTCAGCCCCCCGGCTGCAGGGCTGCCCGACGCGCCCCCAGCCCGAGTtagaggagggggtgggcaggcttGCTCCCTGCCTCTGCATTTTGGTAGCTCTGCAGAGTAGTCCTCCCAAGAGGCCCCCATGAGCCTGCCCCTTCTTCCTGGAGAGCACATTGTAAGGCAATTTAAATATTAGCCTTGCATTTGCATAAGTAGGGGCGTGGTCAGGGAGCATAAGGAAAACTCGCGTAATCTTTTCAAAGAGAACACTTCAGGCAGCATCACCCTTTGGGGAAGTCACTCTGAGCGGGGTCCATGGAAGGCAGGTTGGGAAGGTTCTAGAGGCCGTGATGGGTCAGCGCACCCTCGCTGTGCCCCTCCCGCATCTCACCGGTACTCGGCGCCAGCTGGAGTAGCTGCCCAGGGCCAGAGAGATGTACAGAAAGATGACAAGGTAGCTGACCGCGAAGATGGGCAGGTCCTCAGCTGTGGTGCTGTTGATCTCATCCTCCAAGGAGCGCTGTGGACACACACCAACCAGCCCCACTGACCCAAGAACAACTCACTGTGGACCCCGGCAAGGCTGCAAGAACGGCTGTCACCTCACCCCCTTCTCCTGGGCAGGCGGCCGCTGGCCCAGGGTCACTCAGAAGGCGCGAGGGCAGGATGGGGACACAGGATCCCACCCAAAGCCACCTGAACTGTCTCCCCAGAGCCCGAGATCCTGCAGCCCCTACCTCGGCCATGAACGTGACCTGGAACACACCAGCCGTCCGACGCTGGAAGGCTCGcatctcctccaagaagcccttctCCCAGAGCTTAGCCTGGGCCAGTCGAGGGTCCCCAGAAGGGTAATTGTTGATGGAGAAGGTCATGATCAGGGCCTCTGCCTCAGAATAGTCCTTCCCTGGAAGGAGAACGGCTCAGCTACCCTCCAACAGCACCTCTGCTTCCCTCCACAGACTCCAGCCTCACCCCTGtttccccctcctgcctccagccagaCCCCTGCCTGTCCTCCCCAACTCTCCTCCTCCAAGTCCTTGTCTCATGCTACatcccacttccctctctcagCCAAAGGCAAAGCCGGTGGGCCCAGGCACAAAATCAGAGAATTtgagcagggctgggagaagatggagaaggtGGCAGAGAAAGGAACTAGGATGGGCAGGTCCGTGGACCCCCAGGAGTCCCCCAGCAGCGTAGCCAACCCCAGGCAGTGGGAAAGCCCACCACCACTCCCGCCCTCCTGCCCATTACTCCTGCCTCGTATTTCCCCTCGTTGGCTTCCCAGGGGGCACCTGGCTTACCTTTGTAGCCCCCCACGGCAAGGAAAGGGAAGATGGGTGCACCGTAGTCAGCCATGCAGCTCAGGGCCAGGGCTGTGCCATCTTTGAAGGTGAGTGGGgcactggagggagaggaaaggaactTTCCTGAGGCCACTCCCATCACCACGGCCCCAgcacccaccccagggccccagccccatTGCCTGACCACGTAGTCAGATCATTTCTCCTGACCAAATCTCACTTGGCCCAATCCAGCGTGAACTGGAGCTCCCTGACCAGGGCCAAGGAGCTCTGTCTTTCCACTCACTCCAGACTGACCCTCCCAGCTCCACCATCATCTCCTCCCAGAGAGGGCAGGTGGGTGAGCATCGTACGTGCTTCCCCGGGGTGGGGGCCAGAGTCTGGCACAAGCCCCCAAGTCCTAACCACCAACCGCCAACAGAGCCTCACAGGCCTCATGCtgccctccgcctcctcctcctccctccagcccagaaCCCTCCAGGCCTTGAACTTAGAAGTCTTTCTTTGCTGTGGACAGCTTACCAGCCCTGAAACCTTGGACAAGTCTCCAGGCCCTCAACTGAGCCCTTTCTGCAAACACATCATCGTGAGTGAGCGCATCCATCAGTCACCAGCTGTCTGGGAGTGCTGATTGGcgtgtgaccttgagcagctcACCAtacccttctgagcctcagttttcctgtctctGAAATGGGGATAATCGGGCCACCCAAGAGTTGTTGTGAGCAcccaaaatcaaaataaagccaACTCGAGGCCTGGAAACCTGGGGTCAGAGCTTCCGCCCTGACCTGCCAGTTCTGAAGGCCAGCTCTGGAGCCAAGGCACAGACAAGGAGGCAGCCCAGACTTGGTTAATCTGAAGGGTGGGAGCCCTGGCTCTCTCATCTAATCCAGGGGTTCTCACTGTGGCCTGGGGGCCTCGGGAACCCTGGAGATCCTCTCAAGGGCCTGCAAGGTCAAAGCTATTTCCATAATAACACTAAGATGCTGTTTGCCGTTTTTACCCTCCTTCCAGGCTAAGGAGTACAGAAAGTTCACTGCCATGGCTTCAAATTTCATATTGCAGctaacatttaagaaaagatCTTAATCTTGCTGTGTTTTGGTGAAGTATCAAAGAAAACCCACAATTATTTGGAAAGGCTATTACAAAGCTCCTCCCTTTTCTGGCTACGTGCATGCGGCCAAGCATTTTCACTGCGGTTCAACCAACAGGCCAAATGCAGAACCAGATGCCAGAATCCAGCATCTCTTCTAAGCAAGATGCtaaagagatttgcaaagatGCAAAACAATGCTACTCTTAtcacttattttttgtttggaaaTACAGTTATTTCCCCCAAAAATATGCTATTTGTGTCAACATataatgggcttttttttttaagaattaataaatattttggaatttctcagattttctgCCTCACGTCAATGTCGGTAGATACAACCTCTATCTAAACAAGAGCTCTCTGGGTTCCTTGGTCTTTTCTCAGAGTGGGAAGAGGCCGTGAAACCAGGCGTTGGAGGACCTCAGAGAGCCTTGACGCCTGTGAACCTGCCCTACTCCAAACTCAGAAGCTCTTGGACCTTCCCTCTTGGCCCCACAGCACAGAAGCTTCATTGGCATCCTGTTTGCACCACAGCAAAGTGGATGCAGCCAGGGACCGAACCCTAAAGAACATGAGGGTGTGTGGCTGAGGCCTGCCCAGGGCACCTGGCCCAGGCGAGCAGGACCTGAGACCCGCCTCAGCCCCTGCCTTGGCCCAGGGCACCCCATGGGCTACCTATGGCCCTGCTGACCTGCACCCAGGCCAGAACAgaagcaaaaagtaaaacaacGAAGCAGACCCGTGAGCAGGGCCATCAGATTGCTCTGTAACACTTAAACCAAGAACACACAAGGATGAGCCCAGCTATGTCAGGAGCGCTGCTAGAAGAGCATATGGAGTCTGTGACGGTCCTGTGCAAATTGGCTACAGTGAGCGAGCATGCACCCCATTGAGGGAGTGGGGACCCGAGAAGGAACGTGGGGAGAAATGACACATCACAGCCCCTGTGATCGAGACGCGGTGCCACACAGGGGCCCTCAGGCTGGGCTGTGTACCTggcctgggctccaggaggcCCACGCcgccccccagccctgcaccctcGAGCACTCACTTGACGCAGTAGAGAAAGTGGTCCCTCCAGTCCACCTGCGCGGTCTGCCCTGACAGCGTCTGGTTGGCCGTGAGCAGCAGGCGCGTGTGGTTGCTCTGGAAATACTGCACGAGACTGTTGATGCAGCAGTCGGAGAGACTGGTGTTGTGCGGGTTGAGGGGGGCGTAGCAGATGTCCTGCAGGGAGATGTTGCGTTGCTCCTCCGGCGCCCACACCTGGAGGTGCCGCAGCTTCTCCTGGAGAtccagcagctccagcagcaggTCGGTGGACAGGATCCCACTGAAGTTCTTGGGCCCCAGCAGCAGGGAGTTGTACCTGTAGCTGGGCCGGTTAGGTGCCGTCAGGAACACCTGGTTGGTTCGAAAGAAGGGCCCGAAATACTTGTCGTGGAATGCCTTCTCCTTCCGGGCTTGGCTGTTGGGGGCCGACCACAGCTCCACAGGGTCCGTGGTCAGTTCTATAAAAGCCAGTCCCCCTGCCAGACACACTACCACGACGATGGACACCACCAGGATGGTCAGTGGCCACGAGGCCACCCATGTGCCCCAGCACTGGAAGCACTGGCTAAGGAAGGTGTGGGTGGAGAGGCTGAGCCTGTTGGCGAAGCTGATGTCTGCCTTGTGGTTTGGCGTCTTGCCCTTGCCCTTGTCATTGCCCTGGCCCTTGCCCCTGCAGGAGGCCAGGTGAGGCCGCACGAGGAAGACAGTGAGCAAGGCGAGGGCGGAGCAGAGGATGATGATGAGGACCAGGCTACCTGCCATCCGGCCCAGGTAGAAGGTGGAGTCCAGGGCCTTGGGCTGGGCGATGACGGGACAGGAGGCGGCGCAGTCCTGGCAGGAACAGGCCGATGTGCCATCCCCCTGGGACTGGTTGCAGGGCACAACCTCCCCATTCAGAGGCTGTATCACGCTCCCTACGGCCTGGCTAGGCTCCCACAGGTGGAAGGCGATGTCCAGGGGTGCCAGGCCGTTCCCTGTGTCCCCCTGGAAATTGAGCCAGCGCTGGGCATTGCAGAGGGCGGAGCCGTAGACACCGCACATGGAGCCCACGGCCAGCGCGGCAGCTGCGGGGATGCGCACCCGGCTGCAGGAGTCGTAGGTCTGCTCAGCGAAGCTGCGCTGGTAGAAGGCCTCATAGGCCACCACCGCCCGGAGCTGGCTGTCCCCCTGCTCCACCACACGGGTCACGTTGATGAAGAGGCTCTGGTTGGGGCTGCAGGTGTTGTGGCAATGCAGGCTCACGAAGTTGTCAGAGCAGGAGGGGCAGCGGGTGAGGAGGGCCTTGGTGATGCTCAGGCTCGAGTCCAGGGACATCAGCTGCTTGGGGGAGCAGCAGGCGTAGGTGGTGTTGGGGCCGGTGTAGAGGCGGGGACAGATGCTCTGTAGGAGGACCAGGTGGTCCCCCGTGACGTGGCGAGCAGGCGTGTTGGACAGGCAGGACACATTGGACAGTGAAGCCAGGCTCCCGGACAGCTCCGGGTTCTTCCCGCACTCGTCATAGAAGGCGCAGTAGTGGGCCTGGTGTATGGGCGTGTACAGCTCGCTCTGGGCCTGCGGAGCAGGACAGCGTCACCACGCGCCCCAGCGCACACAGCACCTCCCAGTAACTGACGAGGCagcgggcagccagggaaggtGCAGGGTCAGGAAGGACGCTggcggaggggcgggggaggtgggcaggccgGGCATCTCCATGATGCCGGGGGGCCCGGGGAGAACACTGGGGGAGATGGGGTGCCGGAGCGGCacatggggctcctggaggagTCTGCGAGTGATGGACGGATGGTTGCAGCCAAGCCTTCACCCTGGGTGACAGGGTCACTGACGAGAGGGGACCCGACAGATCCGTATTTAGCAGGGTCACACCGGAGGGTAAGGAGACAATTGGTGAGAACAGGGCCGCCTAGGAGACCCCAGAGGCCACTGTGTGGTCCTGCTGAGAAACAACGGCCCCCGGATGGGTCGAGGGCCGACTCCATGAGGCCGTGTGGATGCCAGGCTCTGCTGCACACCATGGCAGTCGGCTGCCACCATGCCCAAGCTGCAGGTCACACCTAGGGACCCAGGGCCCCTCCTCTCCAGGCAGAGcttcccctgccctcacctgctGGGGGCCAAAGCCTTTATCCACCTCCCCAGATGTGCAAATGAGCAAGAAACGTGAGAGGCAAGAGCCCCAACCTCCTCCCAACCCTAGATGCTAAATCCTCATTAGGTGATTCTCCCCTGGAATCCACCCCACCGCACTCAGGACTGGATCCCCCTTCAACCTCCCACCAGCCAGCCATCTCAGGCCAGGACGTCCCCAGAAGACCAGGGACGGGAGGCCCTGGTCACACCCggtccagctgcccctccccaaccctgtgACCCTCTAACCCCGTGACCTGGAGACTTGGGCAGCCCAGGACCCtcgacccccacccctcctctagGGAGCCTGGGGTCCCTCATCTGTCCGAAGACCAtcccccagaccccaggccctcCCTCACTGTCGCCAAACAGCTCGCTGCCCAGTACCCTCGATGAGGGACAGCAGAGGAGTTGACAGAGGCCCTGGGACTCACCGAGTGCAGGAGCAGGGCCCAGAGCAGCCAGTCCTTCAGGCCGGCCACTACCATCCTGGCACTGGGAAGGGGTCAGAGGGTAAGTGAGGCCAGGTCTTGGGGACAACCAGAGACAACCAAGGGCTGGCTCCTGGCAATACAGAGCTCACTTAGGCAGTACATATACTAAAACTGGGGACACAGTGCCAGGCAGCCTCCCTACCAGGCACAGCATCGCCTGATTGTGTTGAGGACCAATGGGGCTGAGCCCTGCACCTCCCGGGGCTCCAAGCTCGTTAATGATCCACTTCCCTGTCCCTCCCACCTTTGGCCCCACCTTCTCAGATGAGCCTCCAGGGGTCTCCCCTTTATCCACTTCCCAATGTGACTAACCCCAGAGAGCTGAGTGAGCCAGAGATCGACAGTGAGCTCCCCACATGGCCTCTGCGGCAGGAAGTACCAGCCCGGGGAGACTTGGGAGACAGGGAGACATGGGTGGGCCTGGGCGCTGGCCCTCTGGACCTCAACTTGCCCCCTCCCCATGACCCCCAGCCTCAGATCTctgctctccccactcccctcttgGGTCCAGGCCAGCTCTGGCTGGGACACACCTTTGCTCTGTCATCCTTAGCAACAGTTGTTAATTAATATTAACAACCCGATAACAGAGGGGACAGTTAGAGGTGGAGTGACGCAGCAGGGACAGCAGTCTCCTCCTCTGGGTGGAGGGGGGAACCAGCTCACTGGGGTCTGACGGTGCAGAGACTCCGGATGTGAGAACCTTAGCCTCACTCTTCACCAATCCCTTATGTCCCTGCCAGGGTCAGTCCCCACCAACCAGGGAAGTGCTGCGTGTCTGGGAGTCCCAGGCGAGCAGCCCCGCCTCCCCACAGCCCAGGTGCACTGCACTCACCTTCTGCTCCGTCCAGATAGGAATCTCCGAGGCCTCCCTTGGGCTCTCCCTACCACCAGAATGGGCCAGACCTTGGCCCCTATGCCAAGGCTGAGCTGATAAGGGCAGCCCACAGGGAATATCTCTCATGTGGCCACCTGCCAAAGGCAGCTAGCTACAGGAAGGCAACTGCTATCTCCCTGGTGTGGTGTTTGTTTCATGGACCCTGGCCTGACTCAGAAGGAGTCACCTAACACATGCGGGGGGAAGAGAGAAGCCGAGAGGATGGGAGCCAGACGCCAGTGGGGGATGCCAGGGCAGGCTCAGGCGGACCCCTGGGCCCTGAGTCAGCCGTGTTCGAGAGGAGAGTCAgcagcccagggcctgcctgTGTGCAGTGACCCCCACTGGGCACCTTCCAGCCCGCCCCCGTATGCCCTGGCCGGCACATGCTAAGACTCCAGCCCACACTTAGGATCTCTGCCCCATCTCCGGATGTCttcccccagaagcagaccctgagcgGGAATGCCAGTGCAAATCGTTCATTTGGAAGGTGACCCCAGATGGCACTGGAAGGCAGCAGGGATGAGCCAGGGGATGGAAGCAACCAGAGCACACTGAAGGGTGGGCTCCGGCTGGGGCACCTGCAGGCTCACAGGGAACCTCCAGGACATAGGGGAACGTGTCCCACAGGGTCCCTTACAGGGAACTGGGGTGCAGCGTGCTTACCCATCATCTCTTTCGGTTGCTGGTTGAGGACACTGCCTGCAGCTTCATCCCCAAGCCCCCTGGGACGTGTGGAGCCGGGCCCCTGCTGCAGGGCCCCCAGGGACACCACTCTGACCTAGTCTGTTCCCAGGGGAGGCGCACAGAGATGGAGCCCAGATGTGGGGTTTCTGGGGTCTTCTCTGAAACACGCACAGGATGAGAGCAGCAACATCCAACTCGGGGTAAAAGAGGAAAACTCTCAGCCACAGTCTCATTATCTGGCTCCCCTTGCTCTTGGGGTCCCCAAGGCCACGCCCCAGGCACAGACTTCAGTTGTAAGCACTTCAGTTGTAAGTATACatacaccctttttttttttaattttagaacttGTCAAATAAGGAAGCTGTCGATttgaagaggaggggaaaaggaagtttatttttaaaaataacttctacaGGAAAACAGCCAAAAAAGGCGTCTAATGCACATTCTGCCTCCCCTCCCGCAGGAAGGAAGGGGTTGGAAAGACACCCTGGGAGACCTGGTGCTGACCTGGGAGGGCTCTGCCCGCGCTCCGAGTTCCTGAATTCTACACCTCATCGCACGTACAAGGTGCCACTTGAAACGTGTATCAAAACCCTTCAGCCAAAAGCAGTTTTCCAAAACTGAAGACCCATGGAGAGATGCCCTTAGACAGCTTCCAACC
The Camelus ferus isolate YT-003-E chromosome 7, BCGSAC_Cfer_1.0, whole genome shotgun sequence genome window above contains:
- the NPC1L1 gene encoding NPC1-like intracellular cholesterol transporter 1, which produces MVVAGLKDWLLWALLLHSAQSELYTPIHQAHYCAFYDECGKNPELSGSLASLSNVSCLSNTPARHVTGDHLVLLQSICPRLYTGPNTTYACCSPKQLMSLDSSLSITKALLTRCPSCSDNFVSLHCHNTCSPNQSLFINVTRVVEQGDSQLRAVVAYEAFYQRSFAEQTYDSCSRVRIPAAAALAVGSMCGVYGSALCNAQRWLNFQGDTGNGLAPLDIAFHLWEPSQAVGSVIQPLNGEVVPCNQSQGDGTSACSCQDCAASCPVIAQPKALDSTFYLGRMAGSLVLIIILCSALALLTVFLVRPHLASCRGKGQGNDKGKGKTPNHKADISFANRLSLSTHTFLSQCFQCWGTWVASWPLTILVVSIVVVVCLAGGLAFIELTTDPVELWSAPNSQARKEKAFHDKYFGPFFRTNQVFLTAPNRPSYRYNSLLLGPKNFSGILSTDLLLELLDLQEKLRHLQVWAPEEQRNISLQDICYAPLNPHNTSLSDCCINSLVQYFQSNHTRLLLTANQTLSGQTAQVDWRDHFLYCVNAPLTFKDGTALALSCMADYGAPIFPFLAVGGYKGKDYSEAEALIMTFSINNYPSGDPRLAQAKLWEKGFLEEMRAFQRRTAGVFQVTFMAERSLEDEINSTTAEDLPIFAVSYLVIFLYISLALGSYSSWRRVPVDSKATLGLGGVAVVLGAVVASMGFFSYLGIPSSLVILQVVPFLVLAVGADNIFIFVLEYQRLPRRPGEEREAHIGRALGRVAPSMLLCSLSEAVCFFLGALTPMPAVRTFALTSGFAVLLDFLLQMSAFVALLSLDSRRQEASRMDICCCKRARELPPPSQNEGLLLRFFRKVYAPLLLHRVTRVVVVLLFLALFGASLYLMCNISVGLDQELALPKDSYLLDYFLFLNRYFEVGAPVYFITTGGYNFSSVEGMDAICSSAGCNNFSLTQKIQYATEFPDESYLAIPASSWLDDFIDWLSSTTCCRLYLFGPNKDEFCPSTVSSLACLKSCVSLTSGPVRPSVEQFHKYLPWFLDDPPNIKCPKGGLAAYSTSVNLSSDGEVLASRFMAYQKPLKNSQDFTEALRAARALAANITADLRKVPGTDPDFEVFPYTITNVFYEQYLTVIPEGLFMLSLCLVPTFVVCCLLLGMDVRSGLINLFSIIMILVDTVGFMALWDISYNAVSLINLVTAVGISVEFVSHITRTFAISTKPTRLERAKEATISMGSAVFAGVAMTNLPGILILGLAKAQLIQIFFFRLNLLITLLGMLHGLVFLPVILSFLGPDVNPALVLEQKREEEVITVKEAPCSKHPDTISTGGGVYVNYGFEHPDRSAEGLESSWPHNRQKL